The DNA sequence CTCAATGTCGGCCGGGTTCAGATCGGCCAGCGGGTTAGAGGGTACCTGGTTGCCCAGACCCGTAGCGATCAGGTTGGTGTTGTTGATGAAAACCCCGTCGACTACGTAGAGCGGGTCATTACCGGCGTTGACCGAGTTGGTTCCCCGCACCCGGATGAAGATACCCCCGCCCGGCACGCCGGAATTTGCCTGGACCTGCACGCCGGGGGCGCGGCCCTGCAAGAGCTGATCGGGGCTGGCTACGGGAATTGTTTGCAGGTCGGCCCCTTTCACGGTCGAGATCGCACTGGTCAGCGACTTGCGGCTTTGTTCGCCGTAACCCGTTACAACGATTTCGGAGAGTTGCCGGATGTCGGTCTGGAGCGTAACGGTTAGTTCGCTGCCCGTTGGGCGCACTTCCTGCGTGGCAAACCCAATGGCGCTGATGATGAGGGTGACATCGGTAGTGGAGAGCGGCAGGGCAAAGTGACCGTCGGCGTCGGTAGTGGTGCCCTGACTGGTGCCTTTAACGGCAATGGTAACACCGGGGAGTACTTCACCTTCGCCGGAGCGGATGGTGCCTGTTAACCGGGTGGTCTGTGCCAGCAGACTACCCGTAGTGAGTAGCCAGGCTACCCATACTGATAAAAGTGTACGCATACTGTGAATTGTGGTTTGTGAAACAAGGGTCTGCCAGGACCGGGTACTGAACCCGGCAAAGGAGTTGCCGCTCGCTTGCCGGATCTGTAATCGTTACCAGCCACCGGTTGCCGCCGGTGCCGGGTGGTTTGTATAGGGGATGACGGGTCGTTCAGGTTCTAGTCCTGAATGCGTTTAGCAAACCGGTGGTAGAAGGGCGTTTTGCTGGCGGCATTTTTAAACTGGTAATCGCCGGTGATAATGGGAATGTACATGACCCGACGGCGGCTGGCGGCACCGATATAGGGCGACTGTTCGACCCGGTGCCACAGGCTGCCGTTGTGGATGGTCAGGTCGCCCGCTTCAATGTCGAAACCTACCTCGCGGGGGTCGGGCCGGTGATCGATAAACTGCTTCTTGCGGAAGATCGTCATCAGCGTATTCTGTTTGTGAGTGCCGGGCAGTACCCGCAACCCGCCGTTCTCTTTGGGGCAATCGTCGAGGTGCAGCCCCACGTTGAGCATCGGCCGGATACGCTGACCCAGGAACAGGTCCCGCGGGCTGTCGGTGTGCCAGCCCATGCGCGAGAAGTTGCTCTCCGGCGTCCGGACGTAGTGGTTCACCACCAGACCGTCTTTCTCCTCGGGACTGATTCGGCCTTCGTAGGGCGCCAGTAACTGGGTCAGCCCCTGAATGCGGTCATCGGCCAGAAAGTCGCTCAGGATCGGGCTGAACAGCGACGTAAACGCGAACCGCTGCACAATACGATCACCGTTCTCATCGCGGCCAAACTTGAGTGGTGTGCCGTTTATTTTATCGACATCTTCGGCCAGCCAGTTGGCCTCGACCCGCTGAATCTCGCGCAAAAACGTCTGCACGGTAGCGCGGTCAACGAAGTGTTTAATGTGAATAAATCCGTTGCGGGTAAAGAAGTCAAGCTCGTCGGGAGACAGGATACGGGTACGCTCGGGCGCACTGATAGTGTTTGTTGTCAGCATTGGAAAAAACGTAGTTGAAAGGCCCCTGATCGGGAGTATGTAGATAGTTTAAATCGGCAGATCGACGGCCACGGACCGGCTATCCCCGCTAAAATCCGGATCAATGATCACCGAATACTTTTTCCCCGGCCGGTATGGCCACGGCCAGCCGATTCTGTTTAGGCGGCAGCGGACAGGTGGCAAACGGTGTGAAGGCACAGGGCGGGTTGATACTCTGGTTGAAATCCAGCATTGTCAGGCCATCGGGACCGGGCTTGTCGGCGTATAAAAACCGGCCGGACCCGTAAGTCTCGTGGGTGTTCGTGGCATCGCCAAACAGGATGAACAGTTTATCCTGACCCTCCCCTACGGCGTCGAGCCGGTAGGTTTTGCCCGCCAGCGTGAACACCAGCGTACCCGCCAGCGGCTGCTGCGACGTTTGTCCCGTTACGTCGAGGATGGGGATGGTGCGGGCCACGGTTGGTTTTTCGAGCCGGGCGCTCACGCGGTAGGCTTCGTTGGCCGGGAAGCGGTCGATGCCTTTGAAGGCACTCAGCAGCGGATTTTCCAGGTCCCGCAACCGAACGGCATACCGGTCCCCCCGCTTGATAACGAACCACCGCAATGAACCATGCGCCAGGGTAACGGGCTTGGCCAGGTCGGCCGAAAAAACGGTTGCCGTACCCAGAATTGGCTTCCCGTCGGCCTGGACCATGGTTCCGGGTGCGGGCTCGAACTGAACCGTCCCCTTAGCCAATTTGAATATACCAAGTTCGGCGGGCGTCTTGCCAACCGGGAAGGTAAGGTCATTGCCGGGGTCAGCACCGGCTTCGTTGACGCCCTCTTTGAGCCAGAATAGCCCGGCCAGGTTCAGCCAGCCGTTTTCGCTTTTTAGTGACTCTACCCGCTGCCGGTGCCAGCTATCGAGCTGTGCCTGATAGGCCGGATCATCGGCCCGAAAGCCTGCCAGCGCGAGCATGGTAAGCCCCCAGAGCACGAAGAACGTTCGGGCGTAGGGATTAACGGGGCCAGTTTCTGCAGTTAGTTCGTCCATGATTCAGGATGCGTTTGCCGGTGTGTTTCGTGTATTGACTGGTTTTTCTGCGTGTCTCTGTAGTACCAATTACTTTAATTACCCTTAATCTATCTACTAAATAGATTATTACAGTAAATAAATAAGCCAGCTGGAGATCTGACTTGTCAATTGGTAATGCGACAAAGGTGATACACAAATTTCAGTTCTCCAAAGAAAAAGTTAATAAAATGACTATCAACTAGTTATGAAATAGTCTATCGAGTTTAAGGAGTAATAAAATTCTCGTCGGCACCCTGCTCATCAAAAGGCTCATAATCAGCGAAAAAGACAACGATCCGGTAGATTTTGTACCGCCTTCCTTTACCCAGTGTACACGTTGAGAAGCCCTAAGTCATCCCGTCTGCCTCATTCGCCTGACCCACCCATTCTCTGTTCTTTTCCCCCAACACGCCCGAAACAGGCTGGCAGCGTCAGTCAGGCTATGGAAAAAAAGCTGCGTAACCAGCCACCGAACAGTGGCTCAACGAGCGGGTGAACTCCGCGGGGTTAAATCCGAACCTACCCACATGGTAATCGAAAGCTACAGAGAATCCTGGATTGCGGATTTCAACGCACTACAAGCGGTACTTGAGGAAGCACTCGCTCTGCTGCCGATCACTTTTGAGCATATCGGCAGTACGTCGGTTCCGGGTCTGGCGGCAAAGCCACTGATCGATATTGACCTGATCTTTGACCAGCGCGTGGCCTTCACGGAGATTAAAAGTAGACTTGCCCTCGTTGGGTATCGCCATGTCGGCAATCAGGGTATTTCCGGCCGGGAGGTGTTTAAGCGAGGGCAAACGATTGACATGCATTCCCTCCTCGATTCAATTCCCCATCACCTGTACGGTTGCCGGGAAGGCAGTAGTGAGGTGCATAAACATCGGCTATTCAGGGATTATCTCATCGCCCACGAGGAGGCACGAATTCACTATCAGCAGCTGAAATATGCGCTGGCCCAAGAAGCAAACCAGGACCGCAAGCGTTACGCGCAGCTGAAAGAACAGAAGGCGACAGTGTTTATCGATGGTATCGTCGAAATGGCCCGGAACGAGCAGATGCAAGCGCCCACTAACCGCCCGCGTTGATTTTCGTCGTAGTCCGCTTTTGTTCAACATGAAGCCTCCCTGTCTGGTATGAGTCAAGTCATACCAGACAGGGAGGCTTCATATCTGTCGATTACAGGAGTTTATCGGGTGTGATGGGCAGTTCACGAACCCGCTTGCCGGTGGCGTTGAAGATAGCGTTGGCAACGGCGGCTGCCACGCCCACAATACCCACTTCGCCAATTCCCTTCACGCCGAGTGTATTGGCTTTCTGGTCGTCTTCCCGGATAAAGATGGCCTCTAAATCGCCAATGTCGAGATTGGCCGGTACGTGGTAATCGGCGAAGGAGCGGGTAACGAAATTACCGTAGCGCGGGTCGAGGACCGATTCTTCGGTGAGGGCCATGCCAATACCCCAGATAGTACCACCGATAATTTGCGAGCGGGCCGTTTTGGGGTTCAGGATAGTCCCCGCCCCCGTCACGGCCAGAAACCGGTTTACCCGTACCATACCGGTAAACCGATTCACGGCTACCTCGGCAAAGTTGGCATTGAAGCTGTGGGCTGAATATTCCTCAGCACTCTCCAGCGGCTTGGCGTCAATTCGAGTCTGAAAGTCGGTAATCTTCTCCGACAGCATCAGTTGCGAAGCCGTTGGGCGAACGAAAAATTGCTTACCAGAGCGGGCAATCAGCTCATCCGTAATTTTCTGGCAGGCATCGTTCACGGCGTTGGCGTAGCTGGAAGCTCCTACCGACCCCACCGACCCTGCTGCCGGGGGCAGATCCGAGTCGCCGATTAATACCTTTACGTGGCGGATTGGGAGGGCCAGCGCATCGGCAGCCGTTTGCGCCAGGATGGTATAGGTTCCGGTTCCGAGGTCAGCAGCGGCCAGTTCAATGGTAGCCAGCACTTCATTGCCACTGCGTTTCAGCTTCACGATGGCCGAAGTAGGCCGCTGATGGGCGGGATACGTACCGGAGGCCACCCCGTAGCCGATCAGAAAATTTCCCCGCTGGTTCTGGCGGGGTTCGGCCTTTCGCTTTTCCCAGCCGAACGCTTTGGCTCCCACCTGTAAACAGTCGACCGCTTTCCGTGACGACCAGGGTTTTCCGTTGGAGGGGTCGCGGTCGGGTTCGTTTTTGATCCGTAGTTCGACGGGATCCATCTTCAGAGCGTAGGCCAGCTCATCCATGGCGGATTCGAGGGCGAAACTACCCGTCGACTTGCCGGGACCGCGCGTATAGGTCGGCAAGATCACATTCATCGGCACCGCCCGGTAGGTAATGAGCGAGTTGGGCACGGCATACATGATCTTGGAGCAATCGCCACAGGGCTCGACAAACTCATTCTTGATCGCTCCATGCGTAGTGATCTCGTGCGCCAGGGCCGTCAGTTTACCGTCTTTAGTGGCGGCCAGACTCACCTTCTGGTGATTTCGCTGCCGCATACCCACCGAGTTAACCATTTGCTGGCGGGTGAGCGCCAGCTTAACCGGCCGGTTCACCTGCCGGGCTGCCACCGCCGTCAGGACCAGATTGGCCCACTGCCCCCCTTTCGAACCAAACCCACCCCCAATGTAAGGCGACACGATCCGTACCTGCTCGGTTTTGATATTCAGCGTAGCAGCCGCGGCACTCTGCGCACCGTTCACGATCTGGGAACTGTTGTACAGCGTTACCCGGTCGCCAGCCCATTCGGCAATGGTAGCGTGGGGCTCCAGCGGGTGGTGGTGCTCGATGGGCGTTTCGTAGACGGCCTCCACCTTATAGGTAGCCTCGCGCAGGGCCGCTTTGGCATCTCCCCGTACGGCGTCGGCTTTGTCCTTTTCTTTCGGCAATACGGCATCTTTGTAGAGCTTCTCGAAGTCGACTTTCGGCTCTTTGCGATCGTAGGTGACATTGATCAGGTGTGCAGCATGCCGGGCCTGCTCAAAGGTTTCGGCCACGACCATGCCGATATGCTGCCCGTAAAATTCGATCTCAGGACTCTGGAGCAGCGCCCCCCCTCGAATGCCGCCGTTCACATTGAGTTTCGGGGCGTTAGTATGAGTGATTACGGCGAGCACACCGGGCGCTTTCTCGGCCGCAGCGCTGTCGATGGTGCGGATGGTTCCGGCGGCAATGGTGCTTTTGAACAGCACGGCATAAGCCAGGTTTTTGACCGGGTAGTCCGTGGCGTAGGCTGCCTTTCCCGTCACCTTGGCGATCCCGTCAATGCGACTGATGGGCGTGCCGGTTAGTTTATTTTTGTCTTGCATGGAATGAGTGACGTTGAGATCAGGCTTTACCTCCGTTCATGGCCATTTGCAGCGCCAGCACAATGCTGCGGTTGCCGAGTTCCACCTTGAACTTATTATGTTCCAGCGGCTTTGCCGCGGCCATTTCGGCGTCGGCGGCTCGTTTGAAATTCTCCTCGGTGGCTTCCTTTCCCGCCAGAAACTGCTCGGCTTTCAGCGCCCGCCAGGGCTTGTGCGCTACGCCCCCCATGGCAATACGGGCCTGCACGATCTTGCTACCTGCCATTTCCAGTCCGGCCGCTACCGAAAGCAGCGCAAAGGCGTAGGAAGCCCGGTCGCGCACTTTGAGGTAGTACGACCTGTCGGCAAACTTGTTCGGTGGCAGGTCAATGGCCGTGATCAGTTCGCCATGCGCGAGGGTTGTGTCCTGCTCGGGTTTGTCGCCGGGAAGCCGGTGAAAATCGGCGAAGGCAATGCTCCGTTCCTGGCCGCTGGCATTCCGGACCCGCACTACGGCATCCAGGGCCGCCAGCGCAATGGCCATATCAGACGGGTATACTGCCACGCACGACTCGGACCAGCCGAAGATGGCGTGCAGCCGGTTAACGCCCTCCCGTGCTCCGCAGCCACTGCCCGGCTCGCGCTTGTTGCAGGGCATGGATACCTCGTAGAAGTACGGACAGCGGGTACGCTGCAGCAGGTTGCCACCATTGGTAGCCATATTCCGAATCTGCCCCGATGCACCCGCCAGGATAGCCTGCGTCAGAAGCGGGTAGTTCTGGCGGATCATCGGGTTGTTGGCAGCCTCGGTGTTTTTGCCCAGACCACCAATGGACATGCCGCCTTTGGCAGCACCGGCAGCAATAGGTTTGATCTCCGTCAGGTTCAGGCCTGAAATATCAACAAGAGCCGACGGGCGCTCCACATCTTCCTTCATCAGGTCGATCAGGTTGGTGCCCCCGGCCAGAAATTTTGCCGTTGGATTTGCGGTCAGTGCGGTTGTTGCCGACGATGGGTCGGTGGCCCGGGTATAGGTAAAGGGTCTCATGGACTGGTGAATGATTAGGCTGAAAACCGAAACGTCTGCTCAACGGGCTTTCCGCTGTGGACCTCCTGAATGGCGGCAACAATATTGGGATAGGCCCCGCAACGGCAGAGATTACCCGACATCCGCTCCCGAATTTCTTCGGTCGACAGCTGGACCGGTGCCGTTTTTTGGCGTACGTTCCCGGTCACGTAGCTGGCATCCCCTCGTTTGGCTTCGTCCAGCAGCGCCACCGCCGAGCATATCTGGCCGGGTGTGCAGAAGCCGCACTGAAAGCCATCGTGCTTCAGAAACGCTTCCTGCATCGGATGCAGGCGAACCGTCGAACCGGCATCCCCCCTGGCGAGCCCCTCGATGGTCTGTACCGTTTTCCCGTTGCAGCTGGCGGCCAGCGTCAGGCACGACAGCACCCGCTGCCCGTCGACGATGACCGTACAGGCTCCGCACTGGCCATGGTCACAGCCTTTTTTCGAGCCGGTCAGGTCCAGCCGTTCCCGGAGTGTATCCAGTAAGGTCATCCGCGAATCAACCGTCAGTTTGCGGGCGGTGCCGTTCACCTTCAGCGCTACGTTAACGCCGTTCTCGATCGTTGCCGATGCTACATCAGCTGCCGCCGGTACGCTGATCGGTTTGGTAAACAGCTGCTCGGCCACGGCCGACTGGGCCGCTAGTATCCCCCCGCCCGCCAGGGTCACCAGCTTGAGGAAGTGACGCCGGTTCACGCCGGTATCCAGAATCTCGTCCAGATCTTCCGGCATCAGATCCTTGAATAGTTTTTTCTCGTCGTCCGACAGGTCGGGTGTTTCGTTCTCGTCCATCATACAGCTAGTTGTCGTCCTAAGGGAAGTTTCGTTTTTCCGCCCGAAAGCATTAGTTTCGGGGGCCAGCGTCCTTAAAAAGTAACCGTTGTTTACCCGCTATTGTTATGAAGGCCGCCCGCGTAGTGGCAGCTGCTGTGCGGGCCTGGCCGGGGGTGACTTCCGGATTCCGCGCAGTGAGGCAGTGTCCTTTTTTCAGCGTTCTTTAAAACACAGCGTACGATGCTGTATTTCACCCAGCTTGTTTTTGTTAAGAACGGCCAGGAAGCCGTTTTTCATGCCTTCGAAGAGCAGGTGTTGCCTCTCCTTGCGCGACACAACGGCACGTTGCTGTACCGGGTACGTCCCCCCTCGGTTTCCGTGCTGGCGTCGGCGATTGGGCATCCCTACGAAGTCCATCTGGTCAGTTTTCCCGCCCGGGCCAATTTCGAGGCTTATCGGGACGATCCGGAGCGGACCCGGCACATGGCGCTGAAAGATGAATCGGTTGAGCGAATTATGCTTATTGAAGGCAGCCTGCTCTAGAACTCTTTGCGGGTGCCGGTCGCGTGCACCATCGGCGCAGCTAGTGGGCAACCAGCCGTGGGCGACCAGCCGTGGGTCTACTGATACACAGTTGGGTAAAATAATCCCGACCCTTCCCACAAACCAATAGTATACCTCCAGCCAATGTGCTCATTATCAGATTACTGACAGACAAGGATCAGTTTGGCACTGCTTTAGCTATACATACTGTGAACAGATTCTACTCTTCGTTTAGCGCTGCTCTCTGTAGCAGACCAACCACAGACCGATTCTCGTTTCACTCAACGTTAAGATAAACTGAAAAATTTTGAAAGCCCGGTATTGAACCGGGCTTTCGCTTTTACCGGCTAGGCTGCTGTGTTTCTTAGGCCATAGCGATTAGTAAGTGTGCACAATGCCGTGCTTCAGGGCATCCTCGTAGGCTTCTTTTTCAAACTGGTAGAGGTAAGGGGAGCGGTGAGGACCAATAGCCCGCTGTTCGTCCAGCTTTCTAATCAGTCCCAGCGCAACAAGTTTTTTGGCGAAGTTGCGCTGATCCAGCTCTTTCCCCAAAATCGCTTCGTATAGCCGGTGAATTTCGGGGAGCGTAAATTTATCAGGGAGCAGATTATAGCCAATTGGCTGGTGATAGATCTGGTGCCGGAGCGTTACCAGGGCTTTTTCTACCACTTCGTTCTGATCGAATAACAGCGCCGGAATGTCGTTTACATCACACCACTGGTGGTCATTGGTAAAGAAATCACTCCTCACCGCAACCTTTGAGTAATCGACCAGAGCAAAGTAGCCAATCGACAGCGTTCGCTCAAACAGCCAGCTGTCCTCAACGGTGAACCCGTAGTTTTCGAATAACGTCTGGGTGTCCCGCTCTTTCAGCCGGTACGGTGAGTCGCCAAACGTATGAAACTGCTGCAAAAAAATGGACGCCAGTCCCGTACGATCCTGTAAGATGCGCTGAGCAGCATCGCTCAGCGGCTCTCTTCGCTTTATGAACCCGCCGGGTAGCCCCCACCCGTTGTAACCAACCCATTTGAGCAGCAGAATCTTCAGCTGCTGATCGTGGTACCCAAAAATGACTGTATCAATGGTCAGGTGAGGCAGGTATTGCTCGTGCCCGTTCCTGACAAAATCGTCTATTTCTTCCTGCGAATTCATACCTCAAAGGTAAAAATATTTAATCCGTAAATTTTACGCTTTGAAAAAAGGCCGTACCTTTATTCCGTAAATATTACGTTATTGTCATTAAGCTAATTTTTTCAACGAATAATCTACTCGGCA is a window from the Spirosoma rigui genome containing:
- a CDS encoding phytanoyl-CoA dioxygenase family protein, encoding MLTTNTISAPERTRILSPDELDFFTRNGFIHIKHFVDRATVQTFLREIQRVEANWLAEDVDKINGTPLKFGRDENGDRIVQRFAFTSLFSPILSDFLADDRIQGLTQLLAPYEGRISPEEKDGLVVNHYVRTPESNFSRMGWHTDSPRDLFLGQRIRPMLNVGLHLDDCPKENGGLRVLPGTHKQNTLMTIFRKKQFIDHRPDPREVGFDIEAGDLTIHNGSLWHRVEQSPYIGAASRRRVMYIPIITGDYQFKNAASKTPFYHRFAKRIQD
- a CDS encoding DUF1684 domain-containing protein: MDELTAETGPVNPYARTFFVLWGLTMLALAGFRADDPAYQAQLDSWHRQRVESLKSENGWLNLAGLFWLKEGVNEAGADPGNDLTFPVGKTPAELGIFKLAKGTVQFEPAPGTMVQADGKPILGTATVFSADLAKPVTLAHGSLRWFVIKRGDRYAVRLRDLENPLLSAFKGIDRFPANEAYRVSARLEKPTVARTIPILDVTGQTSQQPLAGTLVFTLAGKTYRLDAVGEGQDKLFILFGDATNTHETYGSGRFLYADKPGPDGLTMLDFNQSINPPCAFTPFATCPLPPKQNRLAVAIPAGEKVFGDH
- a CDS encoding GrpB family protein; the protein is MVIESYRESWIADFNALQAVLEEALALLPITFEHIGSTSVPGLAAKPLIDIDLIFDQRVAFTEIKSRLALVGYRHVGNQGISGREVFKRGQTIDMHSLLDSIPHHLYGCREGSSEVHKHRLFRDYLIAHEEARIHYQQLKYALAQEANQDRKRYAQLKEQKATVFIDGIVEMARNEQMQAPTNRPR
- a CDS encoding xanthine dehydrogenase family protein molybdopterin-binding subunit, whose product is MQDKNKLTGTPISRIDGIAKVTGKAAYATDYPVKNLAYAVLFKSTIAAGTIRTIDSAAAEKAPGVLAVITHTNAPKLNVNGGIRGGALLQSPEIEFYGQHIGMVVAETFEQARHAAHLINVTYDRKEPKVDFEKLYKDAVLPKEKDKADAVRGDAKAALREATYKVEAVYETPIEHHHPLEPHATIAEWAGDRVTLYNSSQIVNGAQSAAAATLNIKTEQVRIVSPYIGGGFGSKGGQWANLVLTAVAARQVNRPVKLALTRQQMVNSVGMRQRNHQKVSLAATKDGKLTALAHEITTHGAIKNEFVEPCGDCSKIMYAVPNSLITYRAVPMNVILPTYTRGPGKSTGSFALESAMDELAYALKMDPVELRIKNEPDRDPSNGKPWSSRKAVDCLQVGAKAFGWEKRKAEPRQNQRGNFLIGYGVASGTYPAHQRPTSAIVKLKRSGNEVLATIELAAADLGTGTYTILAQTAADALALPIRHVKVLIGDSDLPPAAGSVGSVGASSYANAVNDACQKITDELIARSGKQFFVRPTASQLMLSEKITDFQTRIDAKPLESAEEYSAHSFNANFAEVAVNRFTGMVRVNRFLAVTGAGTILNPKTARSQIIGGTIWGIGMALTEESVLDPRYGNFVTRSFADYHVPANLDIGDLEAIFIREDDQKANTLGVKGIGEVGIVGVAAAVANAIFNATGKRVRELPITPDKLL
- a CDS encoding FAD binding domain-containing protein, with amino-acid sequence MRPFTYTRATDPSSATTALTANPTAKFLAGGTNLIDLMKEDVERPSALVDISGLNLTEIKPIAAGAAKGGMSIGGLGKNTEAANNPMIRQNYPLLTQAILAGASGQIRNMATNGGNLLQRTRCPYFYEVSMPCNKREPGSGCGAREGVNRLHAIFGWSESCVAVYPSDMAIALAALDAVVRVRNASGQERSIAFADFHRLPGDKPEQDTTLAHGELITAIDLPPNKFADRSYYLKVRDRASYAFALLSVAAGLEMAGSKIVQARIAMGGVAHKPWRALKAEQFLAGKEATEENFKRAADAEMAAAKPLEHNKFKVELGNRSIVLALQMAMNGGKA
- a CDS encoding 2Fe-2S iron-sulfur cluster-binding protein, with product MDENETPDLSDDEKKLFKDLMPEDLDEILDTGVNRRHFLKLVTLAGGGILAAQSAVAEQLFTKPISVPAAADVASATIENGVNVALKVNGTARKLTVDSRMTLLDTLRERLDLTGSKKGCDHGQCGACTVIVDGQRVLSCLTLAASCNGKTVQTIEGLARGDAGSTVRLHPMQEAFLKHDGFQCGFCTPGQICSAVALLDEAKRGDASYVTGNVRQKTAPVQLSTEEIRERMSGNLCRCGAYPNIVAAIQEVHSGKPVEQTFRFSA
- a CDS encoding DUF1330 domain-containing protein: MLYFTQLVFVKNGQEAVFHAFEEQVLPLLARHNGTLLYRVRPPSVSVLASAIGHPYEVHLVSFPARANFEAYRDDPERTRHMALKDESVERIMLIEGSLL
- a CDS encoding NUDIX hydrolase, with the protein product MNSQEEIDDFVRNGHEQYLPHLTIDTVIFGYHDQQLKILLLKWVGYNGWGLPGGFIKRREPLSDAAQRILQDRTGLASIFLQQFHTFGDSPYRLKERDTQTLFENYGFTVEDSWLFERTLSIGYFALVDYSKVAVRSDFFTNDHQWCDVNDIPALLFDQNEVVEKALVTLRHQIYHQPIGYNLLPDKFTLPEIHRLYEAILGKELDQRNFAKKLVALGLIRKLDEQRAIGPHRSPYLYQFEKEAYEDALKHGIVHTY